A window of the Nitrosopumilus ureiphilus genome harbors these coding sequences:
- the pdxS gene encoding pyridoxal 5'-phosphate synthase lyase subunit PdxS, whose protein sequence is MLPLSGERLDAKGIVSDKINSIDTLRGSSTVKRGFAHMLKNGVVMDVTTVEQAQIAEEAGAVSVMVLDKLPSEVRKAGGVARTASIRIIEDIMDSVTIPVMAKCRIGHVNEALILQETDVDMIDESEVLTPADEFHHIWKWDFTTPVVNGARSLAEALRRIEEGASMIRTKGEPGTGNVAEAVTHIKKVNDELRIIKAIYDSGDNQDLVRIAREFKVSYDIVQQTAKLGRLPVVNFAAGGIATPADAAYLMSLGCDGIFVGSGIFNADDAKERARAIVLATTFWNESDKVKEAQKMIDERQSMIGLDVKTLELRMQDRGGSS, encoded by the coding sequence ATGCTTCCGTTATCTGGTGAACGATTAGATGCCAAAGGAATAGTTTCAGATAAAATAAACTCTATTGATACCTTGCGTGGTTCTTCTACCGTTAAACGAGGTTTTGCTCATATGCTAAAAAATGGAGTAGTAATGGATGTTACAACTGTAGAGCAAGCTCAAATTGCTGAAGAGGCTGGGGCAGTATCTGTAATGGTTTTAGACAAACTTCCATCAGAAGTCAGAAAAGCTGGTGGAGTTGCACGAACTGCAAGTATTAGAATTATTGAAGATATAATGGATTCTGTTACAATTCCAGTTATGGCCAAATGTAGAATTGGCCATGTGAATGAAGCATTAATTCTTCAAGAAACTGATGTTGATATGATAGATGAATCAGAAGTTCTTACACCTGCTGATGAATTTCATCATATTTGGAAATGGGATTTTACAACACCTGTTGTTAATGGTGCTAGATCTTTAGCTGAAGCTTTAAGAAGAATTGAGGAAGGTGCATCAATGATTCGAACAAAAGGAGAACCAGGTACTGGAAATGTTGCAGAAGCAGTAACCCATATTAAAAAAGTAAATGATGAATTAAGAATAATAAAGGCAATCTATGATTCTGGCGATAATCAAGATTTAGTTAGAATTGCACGAGAATTCAAAGTATCTTATGATATTGTTCAACAAACTGCAAAACTTGGAAGATTGCCTGTTGTAAATTTTGCAGCTGGTGGAATTGCAACGCCTGCAGATGCTGCATATTTGATGTCTCTTGGATGTGATGGAATTTTTGTAGGTTCTGGAATTTTTAATGCAGATGATGCAAAAGAAAGAGCAAGAGCAATAGTTTTGGCTACGACTTTTTGGAATGAATCTGACAAAGTAAAAGAAGCACAAAAAATGATTGATGAAAGACAATCTATGATAGGCTTGGATGTAAAAACATTAGAGTTACGTATGCAAGATCGTGGTGGCTCATCATGA